A region from the Benincasa hispida cultivar B227 chromosome 12, ASM972705v1, whole genome shotgun sequence genome encodes:
- the LOC120067782 gene encoding oxidation resistance protein 1-like isoform X1, which translates to MYALKEKVSERFSGLFSNSTTSESPKPWAPDPHAQARPKSKGRKSLSSYLSLVIPSIHGSKPSGSRQDSDAVQSPSVRYCDANNDFQEEGSDTRLECSILCKEEEIPSNQGENKDCGSAYEEVKLNKLGVDYDSASRKSTCSSDGFEEAMEQSTPRNPLSDLMDESAFITSDLYEFLGCCLPNIVKGCKWVLLYSTMKHGISLQTLIRNSHNLPGPCLLIVGDTRGAIFGGLLECPLKPTAKRKYQGTHQTFVFTTKYGDPRLFRATGANHYYYICLNDLLALGGGGSFALCLDGDLLSGTSGPCDTFGSLCLAHNPEFELKNVELWGFAHASRYLT; encoded by the exons ATGTATGCTCTGAAGGAGAAAGTCTCCGAGAGGTTCTCCGGCCTCTTCTCTAATTCCACTACCTCCGAATCCCCTAAACCGTGGGCGCCTGATCCTCATGCTCAG GCCAGGCCAAAATCGAAAGGAAGAAAATCATTGTCTTCATATTTATCCTTAGTAATCCCTTCCATACATGGATCTAAACCTTCCGGTTCTCGTCAAGACAGTGATGCAGTTCAATCTCCCTCAGTTCGATATTGTGATGCAAACAATGATTTCCAGGAGGAAGGCTCAGATACTCGTTTAGAATGTAGTATACTATGCAAGGAGGAAGAAATACCTAGTAATCAGGGTGAAAATAAGGATTGTGGTTCAGCATACGAGGAGGTAAAACTGAATAAACTAGGAGTTGATTATGACTCAGCATCCCGAAAGAGCACTTGTAGTTCAGATGGATTTGAAGAAGCTATGGAGCAATCCACTCCAAGAAATCCTTTATCAGACCTCATGGACGAGTCGGCTTTTATCACTTCAGACTTGTATGAATTCCTCGGATGTTGTCTACCCAACATTGTGAAAGGGTGCAAATGGGTCTTACTGTACAG TACGATGAAGCATGGTATATCTCTTCAAACTCTTATTCGCAACAGCCACAATCTTCCTGGCCCTTGTTTACTG ATTGTTGGAGATACTCGAGGTGCTATATTTGGTGGTCTTCTAGAATGCCCGTTGAAGCCTACAGCCAAAAGAAAATATCAA GGAACACACCAGACATTTGTTTTTACAACGAAATATGGTGACCCAAGGCTTTTCCGAGCAACTG GAGCCAACCACTATTATTATATTTGCTTGAACGATTTACTGGCACTTGGAGGCGGTGGTAGCTTCGCGTTATGTTTGGATGGTGACTT GTTAAGTGGAACTAGCGGACCATGTGACACATTTGGTAGCTTATGCTTGGCACATAACCCAGAGTTTGAGCTAAAAAATGTCGAG TTGTGGGGTTTTGCACATGCGTCAAGATACTTGACCTGA
- the LOC120067782 gene encoding oxidation resistance protein 1-like isoform X2, protein MLRPKSKGRKSLSSYLSLVIPSIHGSKPSGSRQDSDAVQSPSVRYCDANNDFQEEGSDTRLECSILCKEEEIPSNQGENKDCGSAYEEVKLNKLGVDYDSASRKSTCSSDGFEEAMEQSTPRNPLSDLMDESAFITSDLYEFLGCCLPNIVKGCKWVLLYSTMKHGISLQTLIRNSHNLPGPCLLIVGDTRGAIFGGLLECPLKPTAKRKYQGTHQTFVFTTKYGDPRLFRATGANHYYYICLNDLLALGGGGSFALCLDGDLLSGTSGPCDTFGSLCLAHNPEFELKNVELWGFAHASRYLT, encoded by the exons ATGCTCAG GCCAAAATCGAAAGGAAGAAAATCATTGTCTTCATATTTATCCTTAGTAATCCCTTCCATACATGGATCTAAACCTTCCGGTTCTCGTCAAGACAGTGATGCAGTTCAATCTCCCTCAGTTCGATATTGTGATGCAAACAATGATTTCCAGGAGGAAGGCTCAGATACTCGTTTAGAATGTAGTATACTATGCAAGGAGGAAGAAATACCTAGTAATCAGGGTGAAAATAAGGATTGTGGTTCAGCATACGAGGAGGTAAAACTGAATAAACTAGGAGTTGATTATGACTCAGCATCCCGAAAGAGCACTTGTAGTTCAGATGGATTTGAAGAAGCTATGGAGCAATCCACTCCAAGAAATCCTTTATCAGACCTCATGGACGAGTCGGCTTTTATCACTTCAGACTTGTATGAATTCCTCGGATGTTGTCTACCCAACATTGTGAAAGGGTGCAAATGGGTCTTACTGTACAG TACGATGAAGCATGGTATATCTCTTCAAACTCTTATTCGCAACAGCCACAATCTTCCTGGCCCTTGTTTACTG ATTGTTGGAGATACTCGAGGTGCTATATTTGGTGGTCTTCTAGAATGCCCGTTGAAGCCTACAGCCAAAAGAAAATATCAA GGAACACACCAGACATTTGTTTTTACAACGAAATATGGTGACCCAAGGCTTTTCCGAGCAACTG GAGCCAACCACTATTATTATATTTGCTTGAACGATTTACTGGCACTTGGAGGCGGTGGTAGCTTCGCGTTATGTTTGGATGGTGACTT GTTAAGTGGAACTAGCGGACCATGTGACACATTTGGTAGCTTATGCTTGGCACATAACCCAGAGTTTGAGCTAAAAAATGTCGAG TTGTGGGGTTTTGCACATGCGTCAAGATACTTGACCTGA